A genomic segment from Desulfurispirillum indicum S5 encodes:
- a CDS encoding amidohydrolase family protein, with protein MATQIIGATGIFDGRQWVQTVAVRDGVLQPAGGCPADHAIEGVLFPGFVNAHAHLDLYFTLEPGPFYQWVQRLIDKIFHEYDADFSIPLSLKLLRDSGVRYVGDIARRPQADRLQEEIFVRSFYEFIVRYPDISEEGFYSPHSLYTVPHDFLQRFGRENRQRFQIHLAESRDEYEYFIRGNETFYREYLQKFSRERFGQPYRSPVQVLDDLGLLGPLSILVHMGEATGEDLDLVQRAGASVIACPESNRFLGNAVADLRGLEERGIPYGIGTDGKCSRHALDFLEDYHAVAGVVGYESAFRAATSGGAGVIGLGDAYSLYGQPVSRAVVGLGDGVNINRVKSLSDVLAGA; from the coding sequence ATGGCAACACAGATTATCGGGGCGACGGGCATATTCGATGGCAGGCAGTGGGTACAGACTGTCGCCGTCCGCGACGGGGTTCTGCAGCCCGCCGGGGGCTGCCCTGCGGATCACGCCATCGAAGGAGTGCTTTTCCCTGGCTTTGTCAACGCCCATGCGCACCTGGACCTCTACTTTACCCTGGAGCCCGGCCCCTTCTATCAATGGGTGCAGCGGCTGATCGACAAAATATTTCACGAATATGATGCCGACTTCTCCATTCCCCTTTCCCTGAAGCTCCTTCGTGACTCTGGCGTGCGTTATGTGGGTGATATTGCCCGCAGGCCCCAGGCAGATCGCCTTCAGGAAGAGATTTTCGTCCGCAGTTTCTACGAGTTTATCGTGCGTTATCCGGACATCAGTGAGGAGGGTTTCTACTCGCCCCACTCGCTGTACACGGTTCCCCACGATTTCCTGCAGCGTTTTGGCCGGGAGAATCGGCAGCGCTTTCAGATCCATCTGGCAGAGTCCAGAGACGAGTACGAGTACTTCATCCGCGGTAACGAGACCTTTTACCGCGAATACCTGCAGAAATTCTCCCGGGAGCGCTTTGGGCAGCCGTATCGCTCGCCAGTGCAGGTGCTGGATGACCTGGGGCTGCTGGGGCCTCTCTCGATTCTCGTGCATATGGGCGAGGCCACCGGAGAAGATCTTGACCTGGTGCAGCGCGCTGGGGCCAGTGTTATTGCCTGCCCGGAAAGCAACCGGTTCCTTGGCAATGCGGTCGCCGACCTGCGCGGCCTTGAGGAGCGTGGTATCCCCTATGGTATAGGCACCGATGGTAAATGCTCACGCCACGCTCTGGATTTTCTGGAGGATTATCACGCTGTTGCGGGAGTGGTGGGATATGAGAGTGCCTTCCGCGCTGCGACCAGTGGGGGCGCGGGCGTCATCGGCCTGGGGGACGCGTACAGCCTGTATGGACAGCCGGTATCCCGGGCGGTTGTGGGTCTTGGTGATGGCGTGAATATCAACCGGGTCAAGAGCCTGAGCGATGTCCTGGCAGGCGCCTGA
- the lepB gene encoding signal peptidase I, translated as MNETHTDKEGTPVSREGNPRGMRHLLERHLDLIIAVFYTLCLIFWADQLPLKMGTATVSLPMVVILTALIAHHAFYYVVRLLKTTIEKGRFQRFVDEISQVLAMALVIIIFIVQAFKIPSGSMLETLQIGDHLLVNKFIYTFVEVERGDVVVFKFPPEPHIDYIKRVVGLPGDRIRIEAKRVYVNDEPFVTGFEQFKDSQLQTGSPRDNMKEFQVPQGNYFMLGDNRDNSFDSRFWGFVPEENIVGKAFILYFSWDSENSAVRFNRIGRLIR; from the coding sequence GTGAACGAGACCCATACCGACAAGGAAGGAACGCCGGTATCCCGGGAGGGAAATCCCAGGGGGATGCGCCACTTGCTGGAGAGGCACCTTGATCTGATTATCGCGGTTTTCTATACGCTGTGCCTGATCTTCTGGGCCGATCAGCTGCCCCTGAAAATGGGGACGGCCACGGTATCTTTGCCCATGGTGGTGATACTGACCGCATTGATTGCCCACCACGCCTTCTATTACGTGGTCCGCCTGCTGAAGACCACCATTGAAAAGGGAAGATTCCAGCGTTTTGTGGACGAAATATCCCAGGTGCTTGCCATGGCCCTGGTGATTATCATCTTCATCGTGCAGGCCTTCAAGATCCCTTCCGGATCCATGCTGGAGACGCTGCAGATCGGTGACCACCTGCTGGTGAACAAGTTTATATACACTTTTGTAGAAGTTGAGCGCGGTGACGTGGTGGTGTTCAAGTTTCCCCCTGAGCCTCACATCGACTATATCAAGCGTGTCGTTGGCCTGCCAGGCGACCGGATTCGCATCGAGGCCAAGCGGGTCTATGTGAATGACGAGCCCTTTGTGACCGGTTTTGAACAGTTTAAGGATTCCCAGCTGCAAACGGGTTCGCCCCGCGACAATATGAAGGAATTCCAGGTTCCCCAGGGCAATTACTTCATGCTGGGTGACAACCGGGATAACTCTTTCGACAGTCGCTTCTGGGGATTTGTTCCCGAAGAAAACATCGTTGGGAAAGCATTCATTCTCTATTTTTCCTGGGATTCCGAAAACAGCGCTGTGCGTTTTAATCGCATCGGCCGCCTGATACGGTGA
- the lepA gene encoding translation elongation factor 4: MQREFKRNFSIIAHIDHGKSTLADRIIEFTGAIQDREKKDQLLDRMDLERERGITIKAQAITLNYLAQDGNTYELNLIDTPGHVDFSYEVSRSLAACEGALLVVDASQGVEAQTLANVYLALDNDLELIPVLNKIDLPSAEPERIKQQIEDIIGLDTSDAVMASAKEGIGIGDILEAVVQRIPSPEGSEEAPLQALIFDSWFDPYQGVIIMVRIVNGSLRKGMRIRSFKGRKEHEVTHVGYFDPFQQDVDCLSAGSVGFVIAGIKDIQEVKVGDTITRCDHPAKQPLDGYKEVKPMVFSGLYPVDSAEYDDLRDALEKLVLNDASLSFELESSAALGFGFRCGFLGLLHMEIIQERLEREYNLNLITTAPTVTYAVHDIHGGCTMVDNPTQLPDPQLIDHIEEPYIVANIMCPNDYVGQVITLCQMKRGIQKAIQYIGSDRVMVTYELPLNEVVMDFYDALKSATRGYASLDYDFLEYRPGKLVKLDILLNGDTVDALSLIVHADSAYARGRDLAAKMREIIPRQMFEVAIQAAIGNKIIARETVKAMRKNVLAKCYGGDITRKKKLLEKQKEGKKRMKQVGAVEVPQEAFMAVLRVGTEGR; the protein is encoded by the coding sequence TGGATCGCATGGATCTGGAGCGCGAGCGTGGCATCACCATCAAGGCCCAGGCCATTACCCTGAACTACCTGGCGCAGGATGGGAACACCTACGAGCTGAACCTGATTGATACTCCGGGGCACGTGGACTTTTCCTATGAGGTATCCCGCAGCCTTGCCGCCTGTGAAGGGGCACTGCTGGTGGTTGACGCTTCCCAGGGTGTCGAGGCCCAGACTCTGGCAAACGTGTACCTGGCCCTGGACAACGACCTTGAGCTGATTCCGGTGCTCAATAAAATCGATCTGCCGTCGGCGGAGCCGGAGCGTATCAAGCAGCAGATTGAAGATATTATCGGACTGGATACTTCCGATGCCGTTATGGCCTCTGCCAAGGAGGGGATCGGTATCGGCGATATTCTCGAGGCGGTGGTGCAGCGCATTCCCTCACCGGAGGGCTCAGAGGAAGCGCCGCTGCAGGCACTTATTTTCGACTCCTGGTTTGACCCCTACCAGGGCGTGATCATCATGGTGCGGATTGTGAATGGCTCTTTGCGCAAGGGGATGCGTATCCGCTCCTTCAAGGGAAGGAAGGAACACGAGGTCACCCATGTGGGGTACTTTGACCCCTTTCAGCAGGATGTGGACTGTCTCAGCGCCGGCAGTGTCGGCTTTGTGATCGCCGGTATCAAGGATATTCAGGAGGTCAAGGTCGGTGACACCATCACGCGCTGTGACCACCCGGCCAAGCAGCCGCTGGACGGTTACAAGGAAGTGAAGCCCATGGTATTCAGCGGGCTTTACCCTGTGGACAGTGCAGAGTACGATGACCTGCGGGACGCTCTGGAAAAGCTGGTGCTCAACGACGCTTCCCTGAGTTTTGAGCTGGAGAGCTCGGCGGCCCTTGGTTTTGGTTTTCGCTGTGGCTTCCTGGGACTTCTGCACATGGAGATCATTCAGGAGCGTCTGGAGCGCGAGTACAACCTGAATCTCATTACCACGGCGCCTACGGTGACCTACGCGGTGCACGATATCCATGGTGGGTGCACCATGGTGGACAACCCCACGCAGCTGCCGGATCCGCAGTTGATCGACCATATCGAAGAGCCGTATATTGTTGCCAACATCATGTGTCCCAACGACTACGTGGGGCAGGTGATCACCCTGTGCCAGATGAAGCGCGGGATTCAGAAGGCCATTCAGTATATTGGATCTGACCGGGTCATGGTCACCTATGAATTGCCGCTCAACGAAGTGGTCATGGATTTTTATGATGCCCTGAAGAGCGCGACGCGCGGCTATGCCTCTTTGGATTATGACTTCCTGGAGTATCGCCCCGGCAAGCTGGTCAAGCTCGATATACTGCTCAACGGCGACACGGTGGACGCCTTGAGTCTGATCGTGCACGCTGACAGCGCCTATGCCCGTGGCCGCGACCTGGCAGCCAAGATGCGCGAAATCATTCCGCGCCAGATGTTCGAAGTGGCGATTCAGGCCGCTATCGGTAATAAGATCATCGCTCGCGAGACCGTCAAGGCCATGCGGAAAAACGTTCTTGCCAAGTGTTATGGTGGCGATATCACCCGAAAAAAGAAGCTTCTGGAGAAACAGAAGGAAGGAAAGAAACGCATGAAACAGGTGGGAGCAGTGGAAGTTCCTCAGGAAGCATTTATGGCCGTTCTGCGTGTCGGCACGGAGGGAAGGTAA
- the speD gene encoding adenosylmethionine decarboxylase translates to MVHALAKHIIVEFYNCNPQIIGDVVLIQQHVEGAITFSTSSIEESFFQPTPENGANGTVITADIRVSIHTWPSHSYAAVDIFTPSNTIDPWLAYDYLKERLEAQYDSATELRRGQIKVGQGSPFQRSFL, encoded by the coding sequence TTGGTCCACGCGCTGGCAAAACACATTATTGTCGAATTTTATAATTGTAACCCGCAGATTATCGGCGATGTGGTTCTGATTCAGCAACACGTGGAAGGCGCCATCACCTTCAGCACTTCCTCCATCGAAGAGAGTTTTTTTCAGCCTACACCAGAAAACGGCGCCAACGGCACCGTCATCACGGCAGATATTCGGGTGTCCATTCATACCTGGCCATCCCACAGCTACGCCGCCGTGGATATCTTCACACCCTCAAACACCATTGACCCCTGGCTCGCCTACGACTACCTCAAGGAGCGCCTGGAGGCCCAGTACGATTCGGCAACCGAGCTGCGTCGCGGGCAGATCAAGGTGGGACAGGGCAGCCCCTTTCAGCGTTCCTTCCTGTAA
- a CDS encoding N-acetyltransferase produces MEATKATIADVKQIHTIINRFAQEQLMLPKALSDIYETIRDFFVLRDEQGQVTACGALHVIWEDLAEIRSLAVAHGFQGQGLGSCIVSACLQEANFLGVRRIFALTYQKPFFEKMGFHEVEKSELPHKIWADCVKCAKFPECDEIAMEILLQGVRAS; encoded by the coding sequence GTGGAAGCAACCAAAGCCACCATAGCCGATGTGAAGCAGATTCACACCATCATCAACCGCTTTGCTCAGGAGCAGCTGATGCTGCCCAAGGCGCTGAGCGATATCTATGAGACCATCCGCGATTTTTTTGTTCTGCGTGACGAGCAGGGGCAGGTTACGGCCTGCGGAGCCCTGCACGTTATCTGGGAGGATCTGGCCGAAATTCGCAGCCTGGCCGTAGCCCATGGCTTTCAGGGTCAGGGCCTTGGCAGCTGTATCGTGAGCGCCTGCCTGCAGGAGGCAAATTTCCTGGGGGTGAGGCGTATCTTTGCTCTTACCTATCAGAAGCCTTTCTTTGAGAAGATGGGTTTTCACGAAGTGGAGAAGAGCGAACTGCCCCACAAGATATGGGCTGACTGTGTCAAGTGCGCGAAGTTCCCGGAGTGCGATGAGATTGCCATGGAAATTCTGCTGCAAGGTGTGCGCGCAAGCTGA